A window of Apodemus sylvaticus chromosome 9, mApoSyl1.1, whole genome shotgun sequence contains these coding sequences:
- the Mrpl14 gene encoding 39S ribosomal protein L14, mitochondrial, translating into MAVLPGLWGSFAHVSRTVSQRGFSTSGSLSAIQKMTRVRVVDNSALGNTPYHRPPRCIHVYNKSGVGKVGDQILLAIRGQKKRALIVGHRMPGPRMTPRFDSNNVVLIEDNGNPVGTRIKIPIPTSLRRREGEYSKVLAIAQNFV; encoded by the exons ATGGCTGTCCTTCCTGGGCTCTGGGGCTCCTTTGCCCATGTCAGCAGAACGGTCAGCCAGCGCGGCTTCAG CACCTCTGGGAGCCTCAGTGCAATCCAGAAGATGACTCGGGTCCGTGTGGTGGACAATAGCGCCCTGGGCAACACCCCGTACCATCGGCCTCCCCGATGCATCCACGTCTACAACAAGAGTGGGGTGGGCAAGGTGGGCGACCAGATCCTGCTGGCTATCAGGGGGCAGAAGAAGAGAGCGCTCATCGTGGGACACCGCATGCCTGGCCCCCGGATGACCCCAAGGTTCGACTCCAACAACGTGGTCCTCATCGAGGACAATGGCAACCCTGTGGGGACTCGAATTAAGATACCTATCCCGACCAGCCTTCgcaggagggaaggggagtaTTCCAAGGTGCTGGCCATCGCTCAGAACTTTGTGTGA